Within Eremothecium cymbalariae DBVPG#7215 chromosome 3, complete sequence, the genomic segment ATTCTCTCTTTATTAAGCAAAATGTTTTACTAACCTAAAATATAGTGTTGCGCTCCTTTTCTGCAATTGCCCGTATCACACCAATTAGGCAGGTTCAGAGCCAGGCTATCTCCAAGGCAGCGATTATTGATTTAAAGTCAAGATGGGAGAACTTGCCAGCGGTAGAACAGAATGAGCTTGTGACCAAGTTGTCAGAGAGACAAAAGTTGCCATGGAATGAGTTAACCCAGACCGAGAAGCAGGCTGCTTGGTACATCTCGTATGGGGAGTGGGGGCCAAGAAGACCTGTACATGCCAAAGGCGATGCTGCTTCTATTGCGAAGGgtgtttttgttggtttaCTAGGTTCTTTGGCTTTGTTTGCATTGATCAGACAAGCGGCTGCAGAGCCCCCAAAGACAATGACTAAGGAATGGCAGTTGCAATCCgatgaatatttgaagtcGAAGGATGCTAACCCATGGGGTGGTTACTCACAAGTTCAATCCAAGTAAATGGAATATTGTATTTGGTCAGCTGTTAATGTCGGTAAACTGATGACTGCGAACAACAATTTTTAGTCCCTTCCTTTCTCACCACTCTGTGTGGAAAAGCTAACCAAACCATAAAGGGCACCCAATTTTATACTGCATATCAAGATATTAACGTTGTTGTGATTATTATATTCCAGACTATTTTATTCATACATAACTTCGAGTTTTTTCTCTAATTGGTACACATGTCCGCAGAATCTTGATGGAATCTTCTACGCAATCTTGCTAATTATGCAAGTAAGTAAACGAGCATTACAGAAATAACAAATGCAGTTAGGCTAAGTAGAAGCTTTGCCTCAAAAATGAAGCAACAATTATATGTACTATTATCTGATTTCTACATGATGATGCATATGCTTTTCATAATGCATGTGAGTCGCTACAATATTTATCGTaggaatttgaaaatttttcgaaATCAAGCGATGactttgaatatatttgcCTCACCAGCTCTGTAAAACGAAAACATATAGTATGACATTCTCATTTGGCTTCTCTACGGCAGAGCTAAATGGTACTCAGTCAGTAGATTGTCAAGCTGGCCAGaatgatgatatcaaaatttttatgGGTTCTCAAGATATCCCTCAAGCCAATGCGCTGGATGCAGAATCGTTAAAGTCACCAGCTATCCCGCAACCTGACATCATTACTCTTGAGGATTTAACAGACTCGTTAAGGGAGGTAAGATTATCTTTTAAGGAAATAACTACTGCTGAAAGAAATGTGACTCTATATCGTAGAGAGTTGTTTGATGTGAAACATCAGCTGATGACGGAGGTTGGCGAAAGCACTAATGGCAGTAACAGTGACAATGCGAGGAGCTCGAAAGTTGAATCGCAGATATTAATGGGCGAGACAAATGAGGATCTCAAAAAGGGTGTGTATGAGGGTGGGTTAAAATGTTGGGAGTGTTCAATAGATCTCGTGGATTATTTATCTGAAAATCGTGGTGCCTACAAGACAGTTATTGAATTAGGCTGTGGAACTGCATTGCCTTCGCAATACTTGTTCACTGAATTTCTACGCACCGGTAGTGATTCTGGTATAAGATTTATATTATGTGATTATAATGATTCTGTTTTGAGGCTGGTGACCGTTACAAACTTGATCATTGCATGGGCAAAGACATCCCTTTCACCTGAACGGTGGTTATCACTACAAAAAGCAGGGTGTGATAGTATTCCGGTTGTGAATGATGAGCTATTATTGACATCAGCGCTCCTCGATGCATTTTTAAAGGACATGGCGGATAGGAAAGTAGAACTGCATTTTATCTCTGGTACCTGGGGTGCTAAATTCTTGTCacttttgaaagataagATGTGGGTACCTTGTAGTGATGGAATAATTTTGACCTCTGAGACTATATACCAGCCTGATACGCTACCAGTTATTTCGGAATTGCTTCTGGGGTTGATTGCGTTATGTAAAGAGCAACACTTTGACATTAAAACCTACGTTGCAGCCAAGGACATTTATTTTGGAGTTGGTGGTAGTGTAATGGAATTCGTGAGATACATCAATAGGAGAATCTACGATGGAAAGCTTTCATTAAAGGTGAAAGCATCTAAAATCAATACAGCTCTGAAGAGATCTATAATTAGTATTGAATAGTTTAGACATTTTAGAAGATAGTGCTTAATAATTTTGATACGTTTGTACCTGCAACTTGATTTTTCCCAGttgaacttcaaaaagTCGTCATGGCCACATTTCAAGATTGGCAACGATGGAAACAAACACTTGTAGCAGTGTTGATAATAGGAATGTCACATAGAGCCATTGATCTATAAAGATTAGCTATGTCaagtgatgatgaattagaaGATTTTGAGGCATTACTGGAGGATAACTTCAATCCGATTCAATTTGCGAATGAATTAACTAAAGCCATTAATAACAACTTAGATTCCAAGGAACTGGACTTCAATACGCCACTAAAAAAGGTGAAATATGATATGATAGAATTGGATAAAAGAACTGATCAAATAATCAAAGATAATCCTCTATTGGTCTTGGAACAGTTAGAGAAAAGGAAGCTACAAAGGGAGAAGGTTGGCCCTACCTTGAAACCAAGTTTGGATTACCTCTCAATGTCTTTCGAAAGATTGAATAATGAAGTTCTTAAACCGTATGACCGTGCACAGAAGTTACAATCTGCACTCGGTAAAATCCATCAGACCTCTTTTTTATTGCGTGATGctttgatatatattcaaatgGCCACTCAGATAGAGTCGTTGCCTTTAAATGCTGATGATCAACCTGGTCTAATTCGTTTGGCTACTCTCTATTCTAAAATAGAGATGAATCTCAATCAAAACCATAACCTGAAGTCACTTCAACTGattaaaaagtttgaaaatggCCCActgaagaacaaaaagatTGAGTTGATACGGAATATCTCACAATCCTTGATTAAGGACTGCGTGAACAATCacaaaataaaacataACTTAGAATCTATTCAAACGTTAGCATTGAACTTAAATGCTTTGTCTACAAAGGACTATACAGCTACACTAGACAAGATTGCactattaaaaatacaGTCGTCTCAACAAGCGCTCACCAGGACCACGGTATCAATCAGAAGCCTGGGTATGGCAATGAGTGATGCCGTCAAAAATGGTTACTGGTTGTCTCAATTAGAGTCACTTTTAAAGACAACGAAATTAGAGGATTCGTCATTGCTGAATGAGTATTTGGCAGAAAAGAAATACCGATCGATAACTAAGAATTATTGGATTAAAGTGGCAAATGCATTCCAAAAGGACTTCGAAACTTCATACCGTAGAGGTGGGCCTGTTGGAAAATCTTTAATTTCCAACACCAAATTTATCAAGGATACTATAACAGAGGCTATGCCAAAGTCCACGAATGATGAGAACTATAAAGACTACTTGGATATAATGCTAAGTTCTGTGTCCATTCTAGATAGTAATATGCGGAAAAGTTCGTGATGTATGCACAACGGATCTGTATATAAATCACAACtcttttataatataaatcCATTAAAACTTCACCTGAAACCCCAGATAGGAGGAGAACAAACGGGACGCCGCTCTGACTTTGCAAGTTGGATAAGTTTGAGCACCACTActttttcttatttttcTTCCCACCACGTTTATGgaacttctttttgatCATCTTTTTGATTTCATCCACTTTATTCTGTCGTTCTGATTCTCGAAGCTTGCCTAGCCGTTTAGCCATCCTCTGTCTTTTACTtggccttcttcttttcagtTTTAGTTGTCTCAGTAGTTCAGCTTCCACTTTAGCATTATGATCCACTAAATCAACAAATTTACCTCTGTATTTGGAGCTGATATTATCTCTATCTTTAGCAGCTTCCTTCATAATTAGATCGTACTCTATGGCGACAAGTTGTAACCTCTTTTTCTGTTTAGTGGTGTATTCAGCGATATAATAACTCATGGGACGTTCGTTTTTGATAACTTCTGATTCTTCTTCACGCAATGAAACTTTGCTTAACCTGGTTTGTGTAGGACTTTCAGGTTCATGGCCATTCGTGATTTGAACACTCGTTCCCGCATTACAACTGTTATTGAGTTGTGTGGCAGACCATTCAACCGCCGAACAAGAGAATAACGGgaaatcaaattcatcttGAATAGAACTGTCTAAACACTTCTCTGATGCATTGCAGCATTCAACCTCGACAAACTCGAATTCCAAATCAGGCAACAGTAGACTACCATCTAGTTCAGATGGCTTATCGTCAACTTCAAAGAGTTCTTTCCTGCTGACACTAATAGGAATACCTAGTTAGTAtaaaacattttaaaaGAAAGCAAATTAGTATTAAAGTTAACTTTTTACTTACAACTCTTCACCCTTCATGTTCAGTCATTTTCAATTATGCTAAATACTGCGTTCCGAAATGAATGGAGAggtttattttattttttaagttttaGAAGTGTTCCGACGTTTTACCCAAAGTTCTCAAAACAAAGTTGGGTTGAGAATCTTTTTACAAAGTGATAAAAATACAAGGGCAGACAAGTGAGGTACCTGagtaaatatttatataagGTGATCTACCATTATCTTTATAGGGATCCAGTAATAACGTGCTTTGAATTACTTGCTGATCTTCGTTTTCATGCTTTGCAAAAATTCGCGGTAAGTGAAACTACTTTGGACCTTATCCTCTACCAATTGACTAGTAGCCCATAGTCGTAGAGAAGCAACTTCTTTTGCTGAAGCATGGTTCACTGGTTCACTTGGGGATGCACCCCTCACAATATGAAGCGTCTTAAATATTATGACATCATCGTGTTCCCTCAATTTGCAGATAACGTTTCTAACTCTTTCATTAAATTCGGAGTCCTCTAATATTGGTAATTCACCTTTTCCAATTTGAATTTGCATGATATCTTGAGTGCCGAAAACATCCATGACTAATTCAGGAACAGCATCGCCACCTAACCACAAGAAGATATCCATACCAGTATCGATCAAATACAAACCGTATCTCTCGAACAGGGAAGAGGTCGCATTAATTGGCTGGGGTAAAACAATTTCACCATTCTCATTTGGCAAACCGGCCTCGTCAGGCATATCGTGTAATGAGTAAACAGTTGGGTAAAtagttttaataaaatGTGGGAGTGGCATTGATTCCAAGGCGTTCAATGCAGCAGCACGGTGGTCAGCTGCAATTCTTCCGGACCTGAAGGCCATATGTTTTGTCATAGAGTGCATTAGCAATGGCCACATCCTTAGGTTAGCACAAAGCCTCAAAGGTGCACCACCAGCAGTATTGGACATCGCTATTTCCTTTTTGTAGGTAGCCAATACGTCCTGAACAGACTTGTCTAAGTATTCTCTAGCGGCTTCAAAACCTGAGTTCATCACAGTCTCAATACCTTTGTGTGCGTAATATGCTGTCATAGCCAATTGGTCAGCGGAAGCATATACCTCAGCTAAGTTGTCCGTTGTTGGTAGGCACACTGTAATCActctaattcttctttgaCCA encodes:
- the COX5A gene encoding cytochrome c oxidase subunit Va (similar to Ashbya gossypii ADL243W) — translated: MLNCVLRSFSAIARITPIRQVQSQAISKAAIIDLKSRWENLPAVEQNELVTKLSERQKLPWNELTQTEKQAAWYISYGEWGPRRPVHAKGDAASIAKGVFVGLLGSLALFALIRQAAAEPPKTMTKEWQLQSDEYLKSKDANPWGGYSQVQSK
- a CDS encoding uncharacterized protein (similar to Ashbya gossypii ADL240C); this encodes MTEHEGVSRKELFEVDDKPSELDGSLLLPDLEFEFVEVECCNASEKCLDSSIQDEFDFPLFSCSAVEWSATQLNNSCNAGTSVQITNGHEPESPTQTRLSKVSLREEESEVIKNERPMSYYIAEYTTKQKKRLQLVAIEYDLIMKEAAKDRDNISSKYRGKFVDLVDHNAKVEAELLRQLKLKRRRPSKRQRMAKRLGKLRESERQNKVDEIKKMIKKKFHKRGGKKNKKK
- the COG5 gene encoding Golgi transport complex subunit COG5 (similar to Ashbya gossypii ADL241W) — encoded protein: MSSDDELEDFEALLEDNFNPIQFANELTKAINNNLDSKELDFNTPLKKVKYDMIELDKRTDQIIKDNPLLVLEQLEKRKLQREKVGPTLKPSLDYLSMSFERLNNEVLKPYDRAQKLQSALGKIHQTSFLLRDALIYIQMATQIESLPLNADDQPGLIRLATLYSKIEMNLNQNHNLKSLQLIKKFENGPLKNKKIELIRNISQSLIKDCVNNHKIKHNLESIQTLALNLNALSTKDYTATLDKIALLKIQSSQQALTRTTVSIRSLGMAMSDAVKNGYWLSQLESLLKTTKLEDSSLLNEYLAEKKYRSITKNYWIKVANAFQKDFETSYRRGGPVGKSLISNTKFIKDTITEAMPKSTNDENYKDYLDIMLSSVSILDSNMRKSS
- the HPM1 gene encoding protein-histidine N-methyltransferase (similar to Ashbya gossypii ADL242W); translated protein: MTFSFGFSTAELNGTQSVDCQAGQNDDIKIFMGSQDIPQANALDAESLKSPAIPQPDIITLEDLTDSLREVRLSFKEITTAERNVTLYRRELFDVKHQLMTEVGESTNGSNSDNARSSKVESQILMGETNEDLKKGVYEGGLKCWECSIDLVDYLSENRGAYKTVIELGCGTALPSQYLFTEFLRTGSDSGIRFILCDYNDSVLRLVTVTNLIIAWAKTSLSPERWLSLQKAGCDSIPVVNDELLLTSALLDAFLKDMADRKVELHFISGTWGAKFLSLLKDKMWVPCSDGIILTSETIYQPDTLPVISELLLGLIALCKEQHFDIKTYVAAKDIYFGVGGSVMEFVRYINRRIYDGKLSLKVKASKINTALKRSIISIE